From a single Callithrix jacchus isolate 240 chromosome 5, calJac240_pri, whole genome shotgun sequence genomic region:
- the LOC144582491 gene encoding NUT family member 2G-like isoform X2: protein MASNGACPVLEPAVTEKPGASVPVFTALSFATPVPGPAHGPPLVTVVVPPGGPPVLSALPRTPLVAGQDGRGQNWTGASNVFGQMMTAVGPVNAPRAQTSVLTRAPLVWRAPGGVHEGVACPPPRPLAAAPVVPAMAAHIVGGTQACEGGWSQGLPPPAPPPAPQLAPIMAPGNACPWPQGAHREGSQAPSQAKAQPDDSRNPKSVYENFRLWQRYKPLARRHLPQSPDTEALSCFFIPVLRSLARRKPSMTTEEGLRWAMREWQHTSNSERKIFYQMAAKFLEFEAEEEMQIQKSQWMKGPQGQPPPALPRLEPQGLSAPEVVKEPVDLPSKAGPKAPPACLPPHTPQRPAETKAHLPPPRPQQPAETKAPEEIPPQVVQEYVDIMEELLGTPVGATGELEGQWEEGEAEQQGDGMLLDPGVLSYVDNLCSQRDFVTKVEAVIHPRFLEELLSPDPQMDFLALSQELEQEEGLTLAQVEQGGRGTQVPHLTAYTNPLGDARLLGGLLRGGEVQVQTEQDGEEPGRGVRMQTAVRPSKMPGRDTPSVSDRKPSCLRLPCLPPKCLGLHHPGPCSHVGQRQKMPRFLPQVAEKRLQSLEEERHKRAAPSHGTTQLDSLSPKSAVGQRAERDVPGPQQGVSMETCPPRTAARDPQGQGRVCIGVAKKPVVLLERLDSGRLRAARPDSPPQDPRPTCPGVGTQDTWGLPGASPVKESRRLCKRSSGEEREIPGMVSVVGTHYRLRPWKLSQSPVPASGLLSPEGRGPQGALQSRRAKRRGLSPAPAPAPAPATTSKKRALCRGLSPAVQMPHLRPGLRVSGAQSSAWGPPNTSQSPKRKGDPLLSKSKKKQHRSQ from the exons ATGGCTTCAAATGGAG CATGCCCAGTGCTGGAACCAGCTGTGACCGAGAAACCTGGCGCCTCCGTGCCAGTGTTCACGGCTCTGTCCTTCGCCACACCTGTTCCCGGCCCAGCACACGGGCCGCCCCTCGTGACTGTAGTGGTTCCTCCAGGCGGCCCTCCAGTGCTGTCCGCCCTCCCCAGGACCCCCCTGGTGGCAGGACAGGATGGCCGCGGCCAAAACTGGACTGGGGCTTCCAATGTCTTTGGCCAGATGATGACAGCAGTGGGGCCTGTGAACGCCCCTCGAGCACAGACCTCAGTCCTAACTCGGGCCCCCCTCGTCTGGCGGGCTCCAGGTGGCGTCCATGAGGGCGTCGCGTGTCCACCTCCCCGACCCCTGGCAGCTGCCCCTGTGGTGCCCGCTATGGCTGCCCACATCGTTGGGGGCACCCAGGCCTGCGAGGGAGGCTGGTCCCAGGGCCTTCCTCCTCCAGCACCACCACCGGCTCCCCAGCTGGCCCCCATCATGGCCCCAGGGAATGCTTGTCCATGGCCACAAGGGGCTCACAGAGAGGGCAGCCAGGCTCCCTCCCAGGCCAAAGCCCAACCGGATGACTCCCGCAACCCCAAGAGCGTGTATGAGAACTTCCGACTCTGGCAGCGCTACAAGCCCCTGGCCCGGAGGCACCTTCCCCAGAGTCCGGACACGGAAGCGCTTTCCTGTTTTTTCAT CCCGGTTCTCAGATCCCTGGCCCGGCGGAAGCCCAGCATGACCACGGAGGAGGGACTGCGGTGGGCCATGCGGGAATGGCAGCACACGAGCAACTCTGAACGCAAGATCTTCTACCAGATGGCGGCAAA GTTCCTGGAAtttgaggctgaggaggagatgCAGATTCAGAAGTCGCAGTGGATGAAGGGGCCCCAGGGCCAGCCTCCTCCAGCCCTGCCGAGGCTTGAACCCCAGGGACTGTCAGCCCCTGAGGTGGTCAAGGAGCCAG tggACCTTCCCAGCAAGGCTGGCCCCAAGGCcccgcctgcctgcctgccaccacacacgcCCCAGAGGCCAGCGGAGACCAAGGCccacctgccaccacccaggCCCCAGCAGCCGGCGGAGACCAAGGCCCCCGAGGAGATACCCCCTCAAGTGGTGCAGGAGTATGTGGACATCATGGAGGAGCTGCTGGGGACTCCCGTTGGGGCCACGGGGGAGCTCGAGGGACAATGGGAAGAGGGCGAAGCGGAGCAGCAAGGGGACGGGATGCTTCTAGACCCAGGCGTCCTGAGCTACGTCGACAATCTGTGCTCCCAGAGAGACTTCGTCACTAAG GTGGAGGCCGTCATTCACCCCCGATTCCTGGAGGAATTGCTTTCCCCAGATCCACAGATGGATTTCTTGGCCCTAAGCcaggagctggagcaggaggaaggactCACCCTTGCCCAGgtagagcagggagggaggggaacccAGGTGCCCCACCTGACTGCCTACACCAACCCTCTGGGGGATGCTCGGCTTCTTGGGGGGCTGCTCCGAGGTGGGGAGGTGCAGGTTCAGACGGAGCAGGATGGAGAGGAGCCAGGGAGGGGAGTCAGGATGCAAACTGCAGTGAGGCCCAGCAAGATGCCTGGCAGAGACACACCCTCTGTCTCTGACAGAAAGCCCAGCTGCCTCAGGCTTCCCTGCCTGCCGCCCAAGTGCCTTGGTCTCCACCACCCTGGGCCCTGTTCACACGTGGGGCAGCGCCAGAAAATGCCCCGTTTCCTCCCGCAGGTAGCAGAGAAGCGCCTCCAATCCTTGGAGGAGGAACGGCATAAGAGGGCAGCCCCTAGTCATGGCACCACCCAGCTGGACTCCCTCTCTCCTAAGTCTGCAGTGGGCCAAAGAGCAGAGAGAGATGTCCCTGGCCCCCAACAAGGGGTCAGCATGGAAACCTGCCCACCCCGGACGGCTGCCCGGGACCCTCAGGGACAAGGCAGAGTGTGCATTGGGGTGGCCAAAAAACCGGTGGTGCTTTTGGAGAGGCTGGATTCTGGCAGGCTCAGGGCTGCCCGGCCAGACTCTCCTCCCCAGGACCCGAGACCCACCTGCCCAGGCGTGGGGACCCAGGACACCTGGGGTCTCCCTGGAGCCTCTCCTGTCAAGGAGTCACGCAGGCTGTGTAAGCGGTcaagtggggaggagagggagatcCCTGGCATGGTTTCTGTCGTGGGGACCCACTACAGGCTGCGGCCCTGGAAGCTGTCCCAGAGCCCTGTCCCTGCCTCGGGCCTTCTCAGTCCAGAAGGGCGGGGACCCCAGGGAGCTCTTCAGTCCCGAAGGGCAAAGAGAAGAGGCCTCAGCCCAGCACCAGCACCGGCTCCCGCTCCCGCCACCACCTCCAAGAAGCGAGCTCTCTGCAGAGGCCTATCCCCTGCTGTTCAGATGCCCCACCTAAGGCCTGGGCTCAGAGTCTCTGGGGCACAATCCTCGGCTTGGGGGCCACCTAACACCTCACAGTCTCCAAAGAGAAAGGGTGACCCCTTGCTCTCtaagagcaagaaaaagcagcATCGTAGCCAGTAG
- the LOC144582491 gene encoding NUT family member 2G-like isoform X1, with protein sequence MHTQGHLQAAEFPCHTPSAVGQPSDSPVTRVDLETPAHSPLSFVSTACPVLEPAVTEKPGASVPVFTALSFATPVPGPAHGPPLVTVVVPPGGPPVLSALPRTPLVAGQDGRGQNWTGASNVFGQMMTAVGPVNAPRAQTSVLTRAPLVWRAPGGVHEGVACPPPRPLAAAPVVPAMAAHIVGGTQACEGGWSQGLPPPAPPPAPQLAPIMAPGNACPWPQGAHREGSQAPSQAKAQPDDSRNPKSVYENFRLWQRYKPLARRHLPQSPDTEALSCFFIPVLRSLARRKPSMTTEEGLRWAMREWQHTSNSERKIFYQMAAKFLEFEAEEEMQIQKSQWMKGPQGQPPPALPRLEPQGLSAPEVVKEPVDLPSKAGPKAPPACLPPHTPQRPAETKAHLPPPRPQQPAETKAPEEIPPQVVQEYVDIMEELLGTPVGATGELEGQWEEGEAEQQGDGMLLDPGVLSYVDNLCSQRDFVTKVEAVIHPRFLEELLSPDPQMDFLALSQELEQEEGLTLAQVEQGGRGTQVPHLTAYTNPLGDARLLGGLLRGGEVQVQTEQDGEEPGRGVRMQTAVRPSKMPGRDTPSVSDRKPSCLRLPCLPPKCLGLHHPGPCSHVGQRQKMPRFLPQVAEKRLQSLEEERHKRAAPSHGTTQLDSLSPKSAVGQRAERDVPGPQQGVSMETCPPRTAARDPQGQGRVCIGVAKKPVVLLERLDSGRLRAARPDSPPQDPRPTCPGVGTQDTWGLPGASPVKESRRLCKRSSGEEREIPGMVSVVGTHYRLRPWKLSQSPVPASGLLSPEGRGPQGALQSRRAKRRGLSPAPAPAPAPATTSKKRALCRGLSPAVQMPHLRPGLRVSGAQSSAWGPPNTSQSPKRKGDPLLSKSKKKQHRSQ encoded by the exons ATGCACACTCAGGGACACTTGCAAGCTGCAGAGTTTCCCTGTCACACGCCCTCAGCTGTAGGACAACCCTCTGATTCCCCAGTGACTAGGGTGGACCTGGAGACCCCAGCTCATTCACCTCTTTCCTTTGTCTCCACAGCATGCCCAGTGCTGGAACCAGCTGTGACCGAGAAACCTGGCGCCTCCGTGCCAGTGTTCACGGCTCTGTCCTTCGCCACACCTGTTCCCGGCCCAGCACACGGGCCGCCCCTCGTGACTGTAGTGGTTCCTCCAGGCGGCCCTCCAGTGCTGTCCGCCCTCCCCAGGACCCCCCTGGTGGCAGGACAGGATGGCCGCGGCCAAAACTGGACTGGGGCTTCCAATGTCTTTGGCCAGATGATGACAGCAGTGGGGCCTGTGAACGCCCCTCGAGCACAGACCTCAGTCCTAACTCGGGCCCCCCTCGTCTGGCGGGCTCCAGGTGGCGTCCATGAGGGCGTCGCGTGTCCACCTCCCCGACCCCTGGCAGCTGCCCCTGTGGTGCCCGCTATGGCTGCCCACATCGTTGGGGGCACCCAGGCCTGCGAGGGAGGCTGGTCCCAGGGCCTTCCTCCTCCAGCACCACCACCGGCTCCCCAGCTGGCCCCCATCATGGCCCCAGGGAATGCTTGTCCATGGCCACAAGGGGCTCACAGAGAGGGCAGCCAGGCTCCCTCCCAGGCCAAAGCCCAACCGGATGACTCCCGCAACCCCAAGAGCGTGTATGAGAACTTCCGACTCTGGCAGCGCTACAAGCCCCTGGCCCGGAGGCACCTTCCCCAGAGTCCGGACACGGAAGCGCTTTCCTGTTTTTTCAT CCCGGTTCTCAGATCCCTGGCCCGGCGGAAGCCCAGCATGACCACGGAGGAGGGACTGCGGTGGGCCATGCGGGAATGGCAGCACACGAGCAACTCTGAACGCAAGATCTTCTACCAGATGGCGGCAAA GTTCCTGGAAtttgaggctgaggaggagatgCAGATTCAGAAGTCGCAGTGGATGAAGGGGCCCCAGGGCCAGCCTCCTCCAGCCCTGCCGAGGCTTGAACCCCAGGGACTGTCAGCCCCTGAGGTGGTCAAGGAGCCAG tggACCTTCCCAGCAAGGCTGGCCCCAAGGCcccgcctgcctgcctgccaccacacacgcCCCAGAGGCCAGCGGAGACCAAGGCccacctgccaccacccaggCCCCAGCAGCCGGCGGAGACCAAGGCCCCCGAGGAGATACCCCCTCAAGTGGTGCAGGAGTATGTGGACATCATGGAGGAGCTGCTGGGGACTCCCGTTGGGGCCACGGGGGAGCTCGAGGGACAATGGGAAGAGGGCGAAGCGGAGCAGCAAGGGGACGGGATGCTTCTAGACCCAGGCGTCCTGAGCTACGTCGACAATCTGTGCTCCCAGAGAGACTTCGTCACTAAG GTGGAGGCCGTCATTCACCCCCGATTCCTGGAGGAATTGCTTTCCCCAGATCCACAGATGGATTTCTTGGCCCTAAGCcaggagctggagcaggaggaaggactCACCCTTGCCCAGgtagagcagggagggaggggaacccAGGTGCCCCACCTGACTGCCTACACCAACCCTCTGGGGGATGCTCGGCTTCTTGGGGGGCTGCTCCGAGGTGGGGAGGTGCAGGTTCAGACGGAGCAGGATGGAGAGGAGCCAGGGAGGGGAGTCAGGATGCAAACTGCAGTGAGGCCCAGCAAGATGCCTGGCAGAGACACACCCTCTGTCTCTGACAGAAAGCCCAGCTGCCTCAGGCTTCCCTGCCTGCCGCCCAAGTGCCTTGGTCTCCACCACCCTGGGCCCTGTTCACACGTGGGGCAGCGCCAGAAAATGCCCCGTTTCCTCCCGCAGGTAGCAGAGAAGCGCCTCCAATCCTTGGAGGAGGAACGGCATAAGAGGGCAGCCCCTAGTCATGGCACCACCCAGCTGGACTCCCTCTCTCCTAAGTCTGCAGTGGGCCAAAGAGCAGAGAGAGATGTCCCTGGCCCCCAACAAGGGGTCAGCATGGAAACCTGCCCACCCCGGACGGCTGCCCGGGACCCTCAGGGACAAGGCAGAGTGTGCATTGGGGTGGCCAAAAAACCGGTGGTGCTTTTGGAGAGGCTGGATTCTGGCAGGCTCAGGGCTGCCCGGCCAGACTCTCCTCCCCAGGACCCGAGACCCACCTGCCCAGGCGTGGGGACCCAGGACACCTGGGGTCTCCCTGGAGCCTCTCCTGTCAAGGAGTCACGCAGGCTGTGTAAGCGGTcaagtggggaggagagggagatcCCTGGCATGGTTTCTGTCGTGGGGACCCACTACAGGCTGCGGCCCTGGAAGCTGTCCCAGAGCCCTGTCCCTGCCTCGGGCCTTCTCAGTCCAGAAGGGCGGGGACCCCAGGGAGCTCTTCAGTCCCGAAGGGCAAAGAGAAGAGGCCTCAGCCCAGCACCAGCACCGGCTCCCGCTCCCGCCACCACCTCCAAGAAGCGAGCTCTCTGCAGAGGCCTATCCCCTGCTGTTCAGATGCCCCACCTAAGGCCTGGGCTCAGAGTCTCTGGGGCACAATCCTCGGCTTGGGGGCCACCTAACACCTCACAGTCTCCAAAGAGAAAGGGTGACCCCTTGCTCTCtaagagcaagaaaaagcagcATCGTAGCCAGTAG
- the LOC144582493 gene encoding isoleucine--tRNA ligase, cytoplasmic-like yields MRRVLPESDLPQQILLSSGSLQASSHRIMYQNLKVLIDPVSFQDKDTLSIHYLMLPRAREELIDKKTQSAIPQMQSAIELE; encoded by the exons ATGAGAAGAGTCCTCCCAGAGAGTGACCTGCCTCAACAGATTCTCCTGAGTTCAG GCTCCCTACAGGCCTCTTCTCACCGAATTATGTACCAGAATCTAAAGGTGCTGATTGACCCTGTTTCTTTTCAAGACAAGGACACTCTCAGCATCCACTACCTCATGCTGCCCCGTGCTCG AGAAGAATTGATTGATAAGAAAACACAGAGTGCAATACCTCAGATGCAGTCTGCGATTGAACTGGAGTGA
- the LOC144582491 gene encoding NUT family member 2G-like isoform X3, translated as MASNGACPVLEPAVTEKPGASVPVFTALSFATPVPGPAHGPPLVTVVVPPGGPPVLSALPRTPLVAGQDGRGQNWTGASNVFGQMMTAVGPVNAPRAQTSVLTRAPLVWRAPGGVHEGVACPPPRPLAAAPVVPAMAAHIVGGTQACEGGWSQGLPPPAPPPAPQLAPIMAPGNACPWPQGAHREGSQAPSQAKAQPDDSRNPKSVYENFRLWQRYKPLARRHLPQSPDTEALSCFFIPVLRSLARRKPSMTTEEGLRWAMREWQHTSNSERKIFYQMAAKFLEFEAEEEMQIQKSQWMKGPQGQPPPALPRLEPQGLSAPEVVKEPVDLPSKAGPKAPPACLPPHTPQRPAETKAHLPPPRPQQPAETKAPEEIPPQVVQEYVDIMEELLGTPVGATGELEGQWEEGEAEQQGDGMLLDPGVLSYVDNLCSQRDFVTKVEAVIHPRFLEELLSPDPQMDFLALSQELEQEEGLTLAQVAEKRLQSLEEERHKRAAPSHGTTQLDSLSPKSAVGQRAERDVPGPQQGVSMETCPPRTAARDPQGQGRVCIGVAKKPVVLLERLDSGRLRAARPDSPPQDPRPTCPGVGTQDTWGLPGASPVKESRRLCKRSSGEEREIPGMVSVVGTHYRLRPWKLSQSPVPASGLLSPEGRGPQGALQSRRAKRRGLSPAPAPAPAPATTSKKRALCRGLSPAVQMPHLRPGLRVSGAQSSAWGPPNTSQSPKRKGDPLLSKSKKKQHRSQ; from the exons ATGGCTTCAAATGGAG CATGCCCAGTGCTGGAACCAGCTGTGACCGAGAAACCTGGCGCCTCCGTGCCAGTGTTCACGGCTCTGTCCTTCGCCACACCTGTTCCCGGCCCAGCACACGGGCCGCCCCTCGTGACTGTAGTGGTTCCTCCAGGCGGCCCTCCAGTGCTGTCCGCCCTCCCCAGGACCCCCCTGGTGGCAGGACAGGATGGCCGCGGCCAAAACTGGACTGGGGCTTCCAATGTCTTTGGCCAGATGATGACAGCAGTGGGGCCTGTGAACGCCCCTCGAGCACAGACCTCAGTCCTAACTCGGGCCCCCCTCGTCTGGCGGGCTCCAGGTGGCGTCCATGAGGGCGTCGCGTGTCCACCTCCCCGACCCCTGGCAGCTGCCCCTGTGGTGCCCGCTATGGCTGCCCACATCGTTGGGGGCACCCAGGCCTGCGAGGGAGGCTGGTCCCAGGGCCTTCCTCCTCCAGCACCACCACCGGCTCCCCAGCTGGCCCCCATCATGGCCCCAGGGAATGCTTGTCCATGGCCACAAGGGGCTCACAGAGAGGGCAGCCAGGCTCCCTCCCAGGCCAAAGCCCAACCGGATGACTCCCGCAACCCCAAGAGCGTGTATGAGAACTTCCGACTCTGGCAGCGCTACAAGCCCCTGGCCCGGAGGCACCTTCCCCAGAGTCCGGACACGGAAGCGCTTTCCTGTTTTTTCAT CCCGGTTCTCAGATCCCTGGCCCGGCGGAAGCCCAGCATGACCACGGAGGAGGGACTGCGGTGGGCCATGCGGGAATGGCAGCACACGAGCAACTCTGAACGCAAGATCTTCTACCAGATGGCGGCAAA GTTCCTGGAAtttgaggctgaggaggagatgCAGATTCAGAAGTCGCAGTGGATGAAGGGGCCCCAGGGCCAGCCTCCTCCAGCCCTGCCGAGGCTTGAACCCCAGGGACTGTCAGCCCCTGAGGTGGTCAAGGAGCCAG tggACCTTCCCAGCAAGGCTGGCCCCAAGGCcccgcctgcctgcctgccaccacacacgcCCCAGAGGCCAGCGGAGACCAAGGCccacctgccaccacccaggCCCCAGCAGCCGGCGGAGACCAAGGCCCCCGAGGAGATACCCCCTCAAGTGGTGCAGGAGTATGTGGACATCATGGAGGAGCTGCTGGGGACTCCCGTTGGGGCCACGGGGGAGCTCGAGGGACAATGGGAAGAGGGCGAAGCGGAGCAGCAAGGGGACGGGATGCTTCTAGACCCAGGCGTCCTGAGCTACGTCGACAATCTGTGCTCCCAGAGAGACTTCGTCACTAAG GTGGAGGCCGTCATTCACCCCCGATTCCTGGAGGAATTGCTTTCCCCAGATCCACAGATGGATTTCTTGGCCCTAAGCcaggagctggagcaggaggaaggactCACCCTTGCCCAG GTAGCAGAGAAGCGCCTCCAATCCTTGGAGGAGGAACGGCATAAGAGGGCAGCCCCTAGTCATGGCACCACCCAGCTGGACTCCCTCTCTCCTAAGTCTGCAGTGGGCCAAAGAGCAGAGAGAGATGTCCCTGGCCCCCAACAAGGGGTCAGCATGGAAACCTGCCCACCCCGGACGGCTGCCCGGGACCCTCAGGGACAAGGCAGAGTGTGCATTGGGGTGGCCAAAAAACCGGTGGTGCTTTTGGAGAGGCTGGATTCTGGCAGGCTCAGGGCTGCCCGGCCAGACTCTCCTCCCCAGGACCCGAGACCCACCTGCCCAGGCGTGGGGACCCAGGACACCTGGGGTCTCCCTGGAGCCTCTCCTGTCAAGGAGTCACGCAGGCTGTGTAAGCGGTcaagtggggaggagagggagatcCCTGGCATGGTTTCTGTCGTGGGGACCCACTACAGGCTGCGGCCCTGGAAGCTGTCCCAGAGCCCTGTCCCTGCCTCGGGCCTTCTCAGTCCAGAAGGGCGGGGACCCCAGGGAGCTCTTCAGTCCCGAAGGGCAAAGAGAAGAGGCCTCAGCCCAGCACCAGCACCGGCTCCCGCTCCCGCCACCACCTCCAAGAAGCGAGCTCTCTGCAGAGGCCTATCCCCTGCTGTTCAGATGCCCCACCTAAGGCCTGGGCTCAGAGTCTCTGGGGCACAATCCTCGGCTTGGGGGCCACCTAACACCTCACAGTCTCCAAAGAGAAAGGGTGACCCCTTGCTCTCtaagagcaagaaaaagcagcATCGTAGCCAGTAG